A single region of the Pieris rapae chromosome 21, ilPieRapa1.1, whole genome shotgun sequence genome encodes:
- the LOC111002162 gene encoding cytochrome b5 reductase 4 isoform X2, translating into MPCCGCWWNGRQRHRPPDSAAGNPRNKCALQPGHSLMDWIRLGNSGKDLTGVGGRVRPVSPSELSLHNSQNDAWLAIRGRVYNITHYLPYHPGGPEELMRGAGMDATELFDKVHPWVNYDSLLAKCLVGPLSFDRPDADELFSTPLSRTDKLREPSKAQLVRKSMENLANCITPVRKKITAKSEENVKGSPPSKIMQSLIQSSDLPVSISRRAAASPAKTDKSKDTPAQLRFDWIQTSAKLIISLYTGHLTNPGGSAKLSNGTLSVEVATDGWLRTFRLDPEASLKDQLQLKMYSESGKIEVIAVKSECKVWKGCGEASFSDAIRITTPMKVECRVMDVSRVTHDTSLITLAPITGPVIVPLGHHVRVHHKQSDTECIRSYTPIGDGWDNSSNEFSCLKLAVKRYESGSLSPYLTSLGLGDVITLSGSYGNFRLQQLKPVKILYLIAAGTGITPMLSLIRFVLSRTNPRCERVHLIFFNKTEEDILFKTKLEEYVQQDDRLQVLHILSNASSTWNGLKGRISLDILNKIISKDSNAHFACLCGPTEFTHTGVDLLKKIGVKDNSIHAFIG; encoded by the exons gcAACCCTCGAAACAAATGTGCATTGCAACCAGGCCACAGTCTTATGGACTGGATTCGTTTAGGGAATTCAGGAAAGGATTTAACAGGTGTAGGTGGACGAGTTAGACCTGTCTCGCCTTCGGAACTATCATTGCATAATTCTCAAA atgatGCATGGTTAGCGATACGCGGACGTGTATACAACATAACCCACTACTTACCATATCACCCTGGAG GTCCCGAAGAATTGATGCGCGGAGCCGGAATGGACGCTACAGAGCTCTTCGACAAGGTCCACCCGTGGGTCAACTACGATTCCCTATTAGCAAAATGCTTGGTCGGCCCGCTGTCTTTCGATAGACCAGACGCGGACGAATTATTCAGCACGCCTCTATCACGCACCGATAAGTTACGAGAGCCTTCAAAAGCTCAGCTAGTTAGAAAATCGATGGAGAATTTGGCTAATTGCATAACGCCGGTACGGAAAAAGATTACGGCGAAGAGCGAAGAAAATGTCAAAGGAAGTCCGCCGAGCAAAATTATGCAAAGCTTAATACAGTCCAGCGATTTGCCGGTATCGATTAGCCGGCGAGCGGCGGCGAGTCCTGCCAAGACGGATAAATCTAAGGACACTCCAGCTCAATTACGCTTCGATTGGATACAGACGTCGGCGAAACTTATTATCTCTTTATATACAGGGCATTTAACAAATCCCGGTGGCTCTGCGAAGTTATCAAATGGTACTCTATCCGTTGAAGTGGCGACAGATGGTTGGCTTAGAACATTTAGGCTAGACCCTGAAGCAAGTCTTAAAGATCAACTTCAGCTAAAAATGTATTCAGAGAGCGGGAAAATtgag GTAATAGCAGTAAAGTCCGAGTGTAAAGTATGGAAAGGGTGTGGCGAGGCGTCTTTCAGTGATGCAATACGGATAACGACGCCAATGAAGGTGGAATGTCGGGTGATGGATGTTAGTAGGGTGACACACGATACAAGTTTAATAACTCTGGCCCCAATTACCGGCCCGGTTATAGTACCACTGGGGCACCATGTCAGAGTACATCATAAGCAGTCAG ATACCGAATGTATCCGATCGTACACACCCATTGGGGACGGATGGGATAACTCAAGCAATGAATTCAGTTGTCTGAAGTTAGCTGTCAAGCGATACGAATCAGGCAGCCTCTCACCGTATCTGACGTCATTGGGGCTCGGTGACGTCATCACTCTGTCGGGGTCCTACGGGAATTTTCGATTACAGCAG TTAAAACCagtgaaaatattatacctCATAGCGGCGGGAACCGGTATAACTCCAATGTTATCTTTAATACGCTTCGTGTTATCAAGGACGAATCCGAGATG CGAACGagtacatttaatattcttcAACAAGACAGAAGAAGACATacttttcaaaacaaaattagaaGAATATGTTCAACAGGATGATCG cttACAAGTACTACACATCCTTTCAAACGCGAGTTCAACGTGGAATGGCCTTAAAGGCAGAATCAGCTTagatatactaaataaaattatttctaaagatTCAAATGCTCATTTCGCTTGTCTCTGTGGACCTACGGAGTTCACGCACACAGGCGTAGatttgttaaagaaaattggTGTCAAAGACAATTCTATTCACGCGTTTATTGGTTAG
- the LOC111002162 gene encoding cytochrome b5 reductase 4 isoform X3, whose translation MFCCITREKSDVSGRSGNPRNKCALQPGHSLMDWIRLGNSGKDLTGVGGRVRPVSPSELSLHNSQNDAWLAIRGRVYNITHYLPYHPGGPEELMRGAGMDATELFDKVHPWVNYDSLLAKCLVGPLSFDRPDADELFSTPLSRTDKLREPSKAQLVRKSMENLANCITPVRKKITAKSEENVKGSPPSKIMQSLIQSSDLPVSISRRAAASPAKTDKSKDTPAQLRFDWIQTSAKLIISLYTGHLTNPGGSAKLSNGTLSVEVATDGWLRTFRLDPEASLKDQLQLKMYSESGKIEVIAVKSECKVWKGCGEASFSDAIRITTPMKVECRVMDVSRVTHDTSLITLAPITGPVIVPLGHHVRVHHKQSDTECIRSYTPIGDGWDNSSNEFSCLKLAVKRYESGSLSPYLTSLGLGDVITLSGSYGNFRLQQLKPVKILYLIAAGTGITPMLSLIRFVLSRTNPRCERVHLIFFNKTEEDILFKTKLEEYVQQDDRLQVLHILSNASSTWNGLKGRISLDILNKIISKDSNAHFACLCGPTEFTHTGVDLLKKIGVKDNSIHAFIG comes from the exons gcAACCCTCGAAACAAATGTGCATTGCAACCAGGCCACAGTCTTATGGACTGGATTCGTTTAGGGAATTCAGGAAAGGATTTAACAGGTGTAGGTGGACGAGTTAGACCTGTCTCGCCTTCGGAACTATCATTGCATAATTCTCAAA atgatGCATGGTTAGCGATACGCGGACGTGTATACAACATAACCCACTACTTACCATATCACCCTGGAG GTCCCGAAGAATTGATGCGCGGAGCCGGAATGGACGCTACAGAGCTCTTCGACAAGGTCCACCCGTGGGTCAACTACGATTCCCTATTAGCAAAATGCTTGGTCGGCCCGCTGTCTTTCGATAGACCAGACGCGGACGAATTATTCAGCACGCCTCTATCACGCACCGATAAGTTACGAGAGCCTTCAAAAGCTCAGCTAGTTAGAAAATCGATGGAGAATTTGGCTAATTGCATAACGCCGGTACGGAAAAAGATTACGGCGAAGAGCGAAGAAAATGTCAAAGGAAGTCCGCCGAGCAAAATTATGCAAAGCTTAATACAGTCCAGCGATTTGCCGGTATCGATTAGCCGGCGAGCGGCGGCGAGTCCTGCCAAGACGGATAAATCTAAGGACACTCCAGCTCAATTACGCTTCGATTGGATACAGACGTCGGCGAAACTTATTATCTCTTTATATACAGGGCATTTAACAAATCCCGGTGGCTCTGCGAAGTTATCAAATGGTACTCTATCCGTTGAAGTGGCGACAGATGGTTGGCTTAGAACATTTAGGCTAGACCCTGAAGCAAGTCTTAAAGATCAACTTCAGCTAAAAATGTATTCAGAGAGCGGGAAAATtgag GTAATAGCAGTAAAGTCCGAGTGTAAAGTATGGAAAGGGTGTGGCGAGGCGTCTTTCAGTGATGCAATACGGATAACGACGCCAATGAAGGTGGAATGTCGGGTGATGGATGTTAGTAGGGTGACACACGATACAAGTTTAATAACTCTGGCCCCAATTACCGGCCCGGTTATAGTACCACTGGGGCACCATGTCAGAGTACATCATAAGCAGTCAG ATACCGAATGTATCCGATCGTACACACCCATTGGGGACGGATGGGATAACTCAAGCAATGAATTCAGTTGTCTGAAGTTAGCTGTCAAGCGATACGAATCAGGCAGCCTCTCACCGTATCTGACGTCATTGGGGCTCGGTGACGTCATCACTCTGTCGGGGTCCTACGGGAATTTTCGATTACAGCAG TTAAAACCagtgaaaatattatacctCATAGCGGCGGGAACCGGTATAACTCCAATGTTATCTTTAATACGCTTCGTGTTATCAAGGACGAATCCGAGATG CGAACGagtacatttaatattcttcAACAAGACAGAAGAAGACATacttttcaaaacaaaattagaaGAATATGTTCAACAGGATGATCG cttACAAGTACTACACATCCTTTCAAACGCGAGTTCAACGTGGAATGGCCTTAAAGGCAGAATCAGCTTagatatactaaataaaattatttctaaagatTCAAATGCTCATTTCGCTTGTCTCTGTGGACCTACGGAGTTCACGCACACAGGCGTAGatttgttaaagaaaattggTGTCAAAGACAATTCTATTCACGCGTTTATTGGTTAG